The Candidatus Sericytochromatia bacterium sequence GAGACGTTCGTCCACCAGCTCCACGGGAAGGGCGATCGCCGCCTGGAGGGATTCCACAAAGCGTTCCACGAAGCGAGCTTGCTCGCCAATGGAGCCGTCCATGTTCCGGGGATAGCCTACCACAAGCTTTGAAGCGTTGTATACGTCGATCAAGTCGATGATCGCGGCGAGATCTTCGTCAAGCGAGGTCCGGGCAATGGTCGTGACCCCTTGGGCGGTCCAGCCAAGCGGATCACTGATCGCCACACCGATGGTTTTAGTGCCTACATCCAAGCCAATCAGGCGCAATTTCCGGCCCTTTCCCCCCAGTGTGCAGATCACGTCGCCACGGCTCCCGAGGCGGCCGGGAAGCCTGATTTAGAGAGCACCTCAAGTCCTTGCCGGGTGGGTGCGTGATCGGGGAGGCGATCGAGGCAGGCAATCCACAGGGAATGCGCATCATCAAGCTTGCCTTCCTGTAGGGCGCAGTAACCAATCCAATACAACAGTTCTGGCTGGTCTGGCTCGTCCTGCCAGGCGGGCAGCAGCATTTCGAGAGCCAGTTCGGTGAAACCGTCCAAACACAACTGCGCGCCACAACTTCGGCGGATGGGCCACCACACCCCGGCCGGAAGCGCGGATGTCTTCGTGATGAGTTGTTCGAACGCGTCAAAGCGCTGATTGCGCAGAAGTGCCCGCAGGGCGCGATGTAGCTGCCGAGTAGCATCGGGGGACCAGCTGGGCCAGCTGGTTTGAGCGGCCCCAACATAGACGAATCGAGCGAACGTCACCAGTTGCCTGGTGGCGTCATTCACCTCTTCTGGCAGTTCCGCTTCGGTCCAGACCAAACCTGCACGTTCTGATGCGCCGTGACAAAGCCACGTCAATCCGGCCCAGAAAGGGTCGTGTGCGCCGACTGCTTCCTTTAGCAATTCGCACGCCTCCGGCGCACGGCCGTCTTCCAATAAGGCACTCAGCCGAAGTTGGCTGACCCCGCTGGTATTCGGAAACGGCTCCAGAATATCCAGCACCTTCTGGTAGCGCCCCACCTCCAGGCCTGCCTTGGCCGCGAGCAGCCGCAGGTCGCCCGAATTAGGGGCGCTTTCGAGACCCCGTTCAGCGAAATCAAGGGCGCTCGAGTAGTCGCCCTGCTTCAGTTTCAGGGTGACCAGCATCGTAAACGGGGACGCGGTCCTCTCGGATGTGAGTGGCACCGCCGCCAACAACTCCTGTTCCCCCTCCTCATCACGTCCCAGATTGAGCAGCGCCTCAGCCCGCCCCACCCGGGTGAACACTTGGGTGAGCAGGGGGTCCGAATAGCGCAGGGCTTCGGCGCTCCGATTCGCAAGACGTGCGGCCAACAGGT is a genomic window containing:
- a CDS encoding glycosyltransferase, with protein sequence MSEDTFQFPRERLSLCMIVKNEEEKLARCLRSAQPWVGEMVIVDTGSTDGTVAIAESFGAKVVHFQWCDDFAAARNASLEAATLPWALVLDADEELIVEMPELLAALVMQSGALRASIRLYSVDEHASTTGAPVLRLFDRTDPTARYRARIHEHLMQPDTGDIASILLDGLRIRHDGYRAAVVTSRGKIERNIRLARLQLADAPDDPHAWWALASSVHSVDAKEAFSGYEKCRELMRAQNLGPNLLMLSTYVLGADALAELGRWDDIPAWLDEGLTVFPGHPDLLIRRGRTYLAKRDFQAAEADLLAARLANRSAEALRYSDPLLTQVFTRVGRAEALLNLGRDEEGEQELLAAVPLTSERTASPFTMLVTLKLKQGDYSSALDFAERGLESAPNSGDLRLLAAKAGLEVGRYQKVLDILEPFPNTSGVSQLRLSALLEDGRAPEACELLKEAVGAHDPFWAGLTWLCHGASERAGLVWTEAELPEEVNDATRQLVTFARFVYVGAAQTSWPSWSPDATRQLHRALRALLRNQRFDAFEQLITKTSALPAGVWWPIRRSCGAQLCLDGFTELALEMLLPAWQDEPDQPELLYWIGYCALQEGKLDDAHSLWIACLDRLPDHAPTRQGLEVLSKSGFPAASGAVAT
- the ruvX gene encoding Holliday junction resolvase RuvX, translating into MICTLGGKGRKLRLIGLDVGTKTIGVAISDPLGWTAQGVTTIARTSLDEDLAAIIDLIDVYNASKLVVGYPRNMDGSIGEQARFVERFVESLQAAIALPVELVDERL